In Francisella hispaniensis FSC454, a genomic segment contains:
- a CDS encoding nuclease-related domain-containing protein, whose product MAIESRLKKNRLFLRFTWARLRNYLIRARKSLFASIILCGLIVGVDLYLGNVEFVTQSLEIGITLAFILFVFFFLITKDDNPVDIIISGAEGETTVLDELKKLDNNFVLFNRVVLPDEKSTVGNREIDFIAISRKGIYIIEVKNNRGYIEVENMAERWNVSKTSQNNKIYAKTIKNPIRQTFAQKKVLQTFLYNQKIYIKGVPVVTIVIFANEEAQLSENFIADDANQAVLSLENLIPFIKAKEEYLEKMPTRSRRKIIRKLEKK is encoded by the coding sequence ATGGCAATAGAAAGTAGACTAAAAAAGAATAGGCTTTTTTTGCGCTTTACTTGGGCACGGTTGCGAAACTACCTAATTAGAGCAAGAAAAAGCTTATTTGCCTCTATTATCCTGTGTGGCTTGATAGTGGGAGTTGATTTATATTTAGGGAATGTTGAATTTGTGACTCAATCGCTAGAGATTGGTATTACTCTAGCATTTATATTATTTGTATTTTTTTTCTTAATAACAAAAGATGATAATCCTGTAGATATAATTATCTCTGGTGCTGAAGGTGAGACTACTGTACTTGATGAGTTAAAAAAGCTTGATAACAATTTTGTATTATTCAATAGAGTCGTTTTACCTGATGAGAAATCAACTGTAGGCAATAGAGAGATTGATTTTATCGCAATATCACGAAAGGGTATATATATTATTGAAGTTAAAAATAACCGTGGTTACATTGAAGTTGAAAATATGGCTGAGCGATGGAATGTATCTAAGACTTCACAAAATAATAAAATTTATGCTAAGACAATTAAAAACCCTATCAGGCAAACCTTCGCACAGAAAAAAGTTTTACAGACGTTCCTTTACAATCAAAAGATTTATATCAAAGGCGTGCCTGTAGTTACGATAGTAATTTTTGCAAATGAAGAAGCGCAATTAAGTGAAAATTTCATTGCTGACGATGCTAATCAAGCGGTTCTTTCATTAGAGAATTTAATACCTTTTATTAAGGCAAAAGAAGAATATCTTGAGAAGATGCCTACTCGTTCACGCCGAAAAATTATTAGAAAACTTGAGAAAAAATAA
- a CDS encoding FUSC family protein, giving the protein MIFFRDRAIDKLSDTTLLAYRVLIASTLGLIICYAIFSYSGDSDFRDRIYWVVIAVVSVAASTSTSVVYTRAKAIIIFSLLGTSTGSVILMLVQKGIPNNFTIVAILCGIALALYIYTLFLNYATSVFFIHIYLVMFFGLFIGWDKELFLVRVTCVAIGTICIVLITFLTRGQKYRILFNKEMYILYGELKKLVDDVDKSIKNRKLISLIEQTIKLNETLVNAKYEFPTTKKYYEYKKIIVLIDELLINLKTYRTLFIQQKKHKDDLYKELVDHTKQQVRRNFKKITIRYDKNLYQYCYSR; this is encoded by the coding sequence ATGATCTTTTTTAGAGATAGAGCCATAGATAAACTATCTGATACGACACTACTAGCTTACAGGGTTTTGATTGCTTCAACATTAGGGTTGATTATTTGTTACGCTATTTTTAGTTATAGTGGTGATAGTGATTTTAGAGATAGGATATATTGGGTTGTTATAGCAGTAGTTAGTGTCGCAGCTAGTACCAGTACTAGTGTTGTATATACTCGAGCAAAAGCTATTATAATATTTTCCCTACTAGGGACATCTACAGGTTCAGTAATATTGATGCTGGTACAAAAGGGTATACCTAATAATTTCACCATAGTGGCGATACTATGTGGTATAGCTTTAGCATTATATATTTATACCTTATTTCTTAATTATGCAACTAGTGTTTTTTTTATTCATATTTATTTGGTGATGTTTTTTGGCTTATTTATCGGCTGGGATAAAGAGCTTTTTTTAGTGCGGGTTACTTGTGTGGCTATTGGAACTATTTGTATTGTTTTGATTACCTTTTTAACTCGAGGGCAGAAATATAGAATTCTCTTTAACAAGGAGATGTATATTCTATATGGTGAGCTAAAAAAGCTTGTCGATGATGTTGATAAAAGTATTAAAAACCGTAAGCTTATTTCATTGATTGAACAAACTATTAAGCTTAATGAAACACTTGTAAATGCCAAATATGAGTTTCCAACTACAAAAAAATATTACGAATACAAAAAAATAATTGTCTTGATTGATGAGTTACTAATTAATCTAAAAACATACAGAACCTTATTTATCCAACAAAAAAAACATAAAGATGATTTGTATAAAGAGCTGGTTGATCACACTAAGCAGCAAGTCAGAAGAAATTTTAAGAAAATAACAATTCGTTATGATAAGAATCTTTATCAATATTGTTATAGTAGGTAA
- the mnmG gene encoding tRNA uridine-5-carboxymethylaminomethyl(34) synthesis enzyme MnmG, with translation MIYDYSYDVIVVGGGHAGVEAAAASARIGAKTLLLTHNIDTIGQMSCNPAIGGIGKGHLVKEIDAMGGIMAKAIDMAGIQFRILNSRKGPAVRATRAQADRVLYKKAINSLINNQENLDIFQDSVDDLVVENNTVCGVITKTGITFRAKKVVLTVGTFLGGKIHIGKVSKEGGRAGDQPSNALAARLRSLPFRVDRLKTGTPPRIDRRSVDFSVMEVQHGDSPTPYFSFFSKGKVEHPQQIPCYITYTNHETHKIITDNLDKSAMYSGLIEGIGPRYCPSIEDKVVRFADKERHQIFVEPEGLNSIELYPNGLSTSLPFEVQCNYIRSIKGFENAFIMRPGYAIEYDFFDPRDLKPTLETKHIKNLYFAGQINGTTGYEEAGAQGLVAGINAAISLDSDKSWYPTRADSYIGVLIDDLITKGTKEPYRMFTSRAEYRLILREDNADLRLSDKACELGLLNKEDQQLFINKKSAINENITMMKNTWIGPQTQKARDLEKFLDKKMTRESTLFDLLKRPEIDYSKLQQIPELNLNLQDEAVIEQIEISAKYSGYIERQNKDIAKSATLEQKTIPTDFNYSQVKGLSNEVLQKLTEQKPTTLGEASRIPGITPAAISLLTIYMKKTGFIK, from the coding sequence ATGATTTACGATTATAGTTATGATGTTATAGTTGTTGGTGGTGGTCATGCAGGTGTTGAAGCTGCTGCTGCCTCAGCTCGTATCGGTGCAAAAACACTGCTACTAACACACAATATTGATACTATTGGACAAATGTCTTGCAACCCTGCTATTGGTGGAATCGGTAAAGGTCATCTAGTCAAAGAAATAGATGCTATGGGTGGTATCATGGCAAAAGCTATTGATATGGCTGGTATCCAATTCAGAATACTTAATTCACGCAAAGGTCCTGCTGTACGCGCAACTAGAGCACAAGCAGATAGAGTATTATACAAAAAAGCTATAAATTCTCTTATCAACAACCAAGAAAATCTTGATATTTTTCAAGACTCAGTTGATGATTTGGTTGTTGAAAACAATACTGTTTGTGGTGTTATCACAAAGACAGGTATTACATTTAGAGCTAAAAAGGTAGTACTTACTGTTGGCACATTTCTAGGTGGTAAAATACATATCGGCAAAGTATCTAAGGAAGGTGGTCGTGCGGGAGATCAGCCATCAAATGCACTAGCTGCTAGACTTAGATCACTACCGTTTAGAGTAGATAGACTTAAAACTGGTACACCACCACGTATAGATAGACGCTCGGTTGATTTTAGTGTTATGGAAGTACAGCATGGTGATAGTCCTACTCCCTACTTTTCATTTTTCTCAAAAGGTAAGGTAGAGCACCCGCAACAAATACCTTGTTATATTACTTACACTAATCATGAAACACACAAAATTATCACAGATAACCTTGATAAATCAGCTATGTACAGTGGTTTAATAGAGGGTATTGGTCCACGCTATTGTCCTTCTATTGAAGACAAAGTAGTTAGATTCGCTGACAAAGAAAGACATCAAATCTTTGTTGAACCAGAGGGTTTAAATAGTATTGAGTTGTACCCAAATGGATTATCAACTAGTTTGCCTTTTGAAGTCCAATGCAACTATATCCGCTCAATTAAAGGCTTCGAAAATGCCTTTATTATGAGACCTGGTTATGCAATTGAATATGATTTTTTTGATCCAAGAGATCTAAAACCAACACTAGAAACCAAACATATAAAAAATCTCTACTTTGCTGGACAAATTAATGGTACCACAGGCTACGAAGAAGCCGGTGCTCAAGGTTTAGTAGCCGGTATTAATGCTGCTATTAGTTTAGATAGCGACAAATCATGGTATCCAACTCGTGCTGATAGTTACATTGGAGTATTAATTGATGATCTGATTACTAAAGGTACAAAAGAGCCATATAGAATGTTTACCTCTCGTGCCGAGTATAGACTCATTCTACGCGAAGATAATGCTGATCTACGCCTTTCTGATAAAGCTTGTGAACTAGGGCTTTTAAACAAAGAAGATCAACAACTTTTTATCAATAAGAAAAGTGCTATCAATGAAAATATCACAATGATGAAAAACACTTGGATAGGTCCACAAACACAAAAAGCTCGTGATCTAGAGAAATTCTTGGATAAGAAAATGACACGTGAAAGTACTTTATTTGACTTACTCAAAAGACCAGAAATAGATTACAGTAAATTACAACAAATACCAGAGCTAAATCTAAACTTACAAGATGAGGCTGTAATCGAACAAATAGAAATTTCAGCAAAGTACTCTGGCTATATTGAACGTCAAAATAAAGATATTGCAAAGTCAGCAACTCTTGAGCAAAAAACCATCCCTACAGATTTTAATTATTCGCAAGTTAAGGGGTTATCGAATGAAGTTCTGCAGAAATTGACTGAACAAAAGCCTACCACTCTAGGAGAAGCGTCACGTATCCCAGGTATAACTCCTGCAGCTATATCATTATTGACTATATATATGAAAAAAACCGGTTTTATAAAATAG
- the murI gene encoding glutamate racemase, giving the protein MLDNRPIGVFDSGIGGLTIVKNLMNILPNEDIIYFGDIARIPYGTKSRAMIQKFAAQTAKFLIEQEVKAIIIACNTISAIAKDIVQEIAKAIPVIDVITAGVSLVDSLSKVGVIATPATINSNAYALQIHKKNPNIEVYSNPCGLFVSMIEEGFVSGQIVELVAKEYLSYFHDKNIQALILGCTHYPIIKESIAKILDVKLIDPSLQASKMLEQLLIENNLLNKNNSNPEYKFYVTDIPLKFRSVGEMFLQTEMQHLEIVSLDNY; this is encoded by the coding sequence ATGCTTGATAATAGACCTATAGGTGTTTTTGATTCGGGAATCGGCGGTTTGACAATTGTTAAAAATCTTATGAATATATTACCAAATGAAGATATTATTTATTTTGGTGATATAGCTAGGATACCATATGGGACAAAATCGCGAGCTATGATTCAAAAGTTTGCGGCACAAACAGCAAAGTTTTTGATTGAGCAAGAAGTCAAAGCAATAATTATTGCTTGTAATACTATTTCAGCTATTGCTAAAGATATTGTCCAAGAGATTGCTAAAGCTATACCTGTAATAGATGTGATAACTGCTGGAGTTAGCTTGGTAGATAGTCTAAGTAAAGTTGGTGTAATTGCTACTCCAGCTACTATTAATAGTAATGCTTATGCTTTACAGATTCACAAAAAGAATCCTAATATTGAGGTGTATAGTAATCCTTGTGGTCTGTTTGTATCAATGATAGAGGAAGGCTTTGTTAGTGGTCAGATAGTAGAACTAGTAGCTAAGGAGTACCTTAGTTATTTTCATGATAAGAATATTCAAGCTTTAATCTTAGGTTGTACGCATTATCCAATTATCAAAGAAAGTATTGCAAAAATTTTAGATGTAAAACTTATAGATCCATCATTACAAGCTAGTAAGATGCTAGAGCAATTACTAATTGAAAATAATCTTTTGAATAAAAACAATTCTAATCCAGAGTATAAGTTTTATGTTACAGATATCCCTTTGAAATTTAGATCAGTTGGTGAGATGTTTCTGCAAACAGAAATGCAGCATCTTGAGATAGTTAGTTTAGACAATTACTAG
- a CDS encoding exodeoxyribonuclease I — MFSNQTLLFYDLETSGISNSFDQVLQFAAIRTDLDFNEIERFNFFVKLNPDTTPSPIATITHHISIAQANTGIAEYQAIRKIHKIINTPGTMSIGYNTLGFDDEFLRFAFYKNMLPPYSHQFKNGCSRADLFPIVTCYHLFCNDVLKWPKVTGEDGQEKVSLKLENLNTENDLYSGGRAHDAITDVIVTVELAKKLKIANPKMWQFLLAKFNKQNDENTLAQLDIGVEVGGIGYRQAIAVSGVFGFKNNFMSAILDIGQHRHYKNQEIFLRLDSYLFSEFIEEFGSLEAEHWRLTLNKKWGDIPLILPAKTRFVGRLPQDRLDLIKLNKEFIKNNPEIFANFVDYVLEYKYPDIENVDIDAAIYQSDFMSAADERGCDKFHTLPIHQKSQMLNQLPKSYYDRAVRIIGRLDFSKLPDKAQMEFQDYLNKIVSLDNDELLVDHKGKTRKTLEDIYQEMQDLRMNRDLTEEQQALLHELEEYLF, encoded by the coding sequence ATGTTTAGTAATCAGACTTTATTATTTTATGATTTAGAGACTAGTGGTATTAGTAATTCTTTTGATCAAGTGTTACAGTTTGCTGCAATTCGAACAGATTTGGATTTTAATGAAATCGAGAGATTTAACTTTTTTGTAAAGCTGAATCCTGATACAACACCATCACCAATTGCAACAATAACACATCATATTTCTATTGCTCAAGCAAATACTGGTATAGCAGAATATCAAGCGATTAGAAAGATTCATAAGATTATAAATACTCCGGGGACTATGAGTATTGGTTATAATACTCTTGGATTTGATGATGAGTTTTTAAGATTTGCTTTCTATAAAAATATGCTACCGCCATACAGTCATCAGTTTAAAAATGGCTGTTCAAGGGCTGATTTATTTCCAATAGTTACTTGCTATCATTTATTTTGTAATGATGTTCTTAAGTGGCCTAAAGTCACTGGTGAAGATGGACAAGAAAAAGTATCTTTGAAGTTAGAAAACCTAAATACTGAAAATGATCTATATAGTGGTGGTAGAGCTCATGATGCTATTACGGATGTAATTGTTACAGTAGAGTTAGCCAAGAAATTAAAAATAGCTAATCCTAAAATGTGGCAGTTTCTATTGGCAAAGTTTAATAAGCAAAATGATGAAAATACTCTAGCTCAATTAGATATTGGTGTAGAAGTCGGTGGTATTGGGTATAGACAAGCAATTGCTGTAAGTGGAGTTTTTGGCTTTAAAAATAATTTTATGTCGGCAATACTTGATATTGGTCAGCATAGACACTATAAAAATCAAGAGATATTTCTTCGCTTAGATAGTTATCTGTTTAGTGAGTTTATAGAAGAGTTTGGCAGTTTAGAAGCTGAGCATTGGCGTTTGACCTTAAACAAAAAGTGGGGTGATATTCCGCTAATATTACCTGCTAAAACCCGTTTTGTGGGGAGGTTACCTCAAGATAGATTAGATTTGATAAAATTAAATAAAGAGTTTATAAAAAACAATCCAGAAATATTTGCTAATTTTGTGGATTATGTATTGGAATATAAGTATCCAGATATTGAAAATGTTGATATAGACGCAGCAATTTATCAAAGTGACTTTATGAGTGCCGCTGATGAAAGAGGTTGTGATAAATTCCACACATTACCAATTCATCAGAAGTCTCAAATGTTAAATCAATTACCAAAGTCTTATTATGACAGAGCTGTTAGGATAATTGGTAGATTAGACTTTTCAAAGCTACCTGATAAAGCACAGATGGAGTTTCAAGATTATCTAAATAAGATTGTTAGCTTAGATAATGATGAGCTTTTGGTTGATCATAAAGGCAAAACTCGCAAAACTTTGGAAGATATCTATCAAGAGATGCAAGATTTACGCATGAATCGTGACCTAACAGAAGAGCAACAAGCTTTGCTGCATGAGTTAGAGGAGTATTTGTTTTAG
- a CDS encoding SDR family oxidoreductase, whose product MAKSLVVITGASSGIGAAIAKRFSEAGHSLLLIGRRIEKIQELNLPNTMIRKVDVTNAQALKDAIKEAEAEYGPVELLVNNAGLMLLGQIDTQDPIEWQKMYEVNVLALLNGIQSVLGDMKARKSGTIINISSISGKKSFPNHAAYVGTKFAVSSMSENIREEVADDNVRIMTICPGAVETELLSHTTSDQIKSDYESWKESMGGVLVADDIARTAMFMFSQPQNINIREVVIAATRQPA is encoded by the coding sequence ATGGCTAAATCATTAGTTGTAATCACAGGAGCAAGTTCTGGAATTGGTGCGGCAATTGCAAAAAGATTTTCTGAAGCAGGTCATTCGCTTTTGCTAATAGGTAGAAGAATAGAAAAGATACAAGAGTTAAATTTACCTAATACAATGATTCGTAAAGTAGATGTGACAAATGCCCAAGCCTTAAAAGATGCTATAAAAGAAGCTGAAGCTGAGTATGGTCCAGTTGAGTTATTGGTTAATAATGCTGGTTTGATGCTTCTTGGTCAAATCGATACACAAGATCCTATTGAATGGCAAAAAATGTATGAAGTTAATGTATTAGCATTATTGAATGGTATTCAGTCTGTATTAGGTGATATGAAGGCAAGAAAAAGTGGAACAATTATAAATATCAGTTCAATTTCTGGCAAGAAATCGTTCCCTAATCACGCTGCATATGTTGGTACAAAATTTGCAGTATCTTCAATGAGTGAAAATATACGTGAAGAAGTTGCTGATGATAATGTTAGAATAATGACAATTTGTCCAGGTGCTGTAGAAACTGAGCTTTTAAGTCATACAACATCTGATCAAATTAAATCAGATTATGAAAGCTGGAAAGAGTCTATGGGTGGAGTTTTAGTAGCAGATGATATTGCTCGTACAGCCATGTTTATGTTTAGCCAACCACAAAATATAAATATACGAGAAGTTGTAATTGCTGCAACTAGACAACCTGCGTAG
- a CDS encoding LysR family transcriptional regulator produces the protein MNNIHWRGIHCFIHVAEQQSFTKAADMLGIAKSNLSQNIKDLENHLKVQLLYRSTRHVRLTEIGHDYYKKCKKAIQDLDIATELASQESNQLSGIIKVNSVGGILGEEVIAPILLNFQQQNPKVNIHLDFSSHRVNLLDSDYDLVIRMGSLADSNLIVSALRTVATKYVASHAFIQKHGQVTNPRQLENLPLIYGSVKQWSLISNKDKYTLHIHNNGIHVTSGRVMKHAALAGLGITRLIDIYVESDIKNGKLVEILPEYKEETKLSILSLPVKYQLKRINLLIKYLKQHFNQLYQEKL, from the coding sequence ATGAACAATATTCATTGGCGAGGTATTCACTGTTTCATTCACGTCGCTGAACAGCAAAGCTTCACAAAGGCAGCAGATATGCTAGGTATAGCCAAATCGAATCTAAGCCAAAATATTAAAGACTTAGAAAATCATCTTAAAGTTCAACTACTATATAGAAGTACTAGACATGTTCGCCTTACTGAAATAGGACACGATTATTATAAAAAATGTAAGAAAGCTATCCAAGATTTAGATATAGCTACTGAACTTGCTAGCCAAGAAAGTAATCAGCTTAGTGGGATTATAAAAGTAAATAGCGTTGGTGGAATACTTGGTGAAGAAGTAATAGCTCCAATATTACTCAACTTTCAGCAACAAAATCCTAAAGTTAATATCCATTTAGATTTCTCTAGTCATAGGGTCAATCTTTTGGATAGTGATTACGACTTAGTAATACGTATGGGTAGTCTTGCAGATTCTAACCTTATAGTTTCAGCTTTACGCACTGTTGCTACTAAATATGTTGCTAGTCATGCTTTCATTCAAAAGCATGGACAAGTAACTAATCCTCGTCAGCTCGAAAACCTACCACTAATTTATGGTAGTGTCAAACAATGGTCATTAATTTCAAATAAGGATAAATATACACTACATATTCATAATAATGGCATTCATGTTACTAGTGGTAGAGTTATGAAACATGCTGCATTAGCAGGATTAGGGATCACTCGACTTATAGATATCTATGTAGAGTCTGATATCAAAAATGGTAAGTTAGTAGAAATATTACCTGAATATAAAGAAGAAACAAAACTTTCTATTCTTTCGCTGCCAGTCAAATATCAACTTAAAAGAATAAATTTATTGATAAAATACCTAAAGCAACATTTTAATCAATTATATCAAGAAAAGCTTTAA